Proteins from a single region of Campylobacter sp. RM16704:
- a CDS encoding DUF77 domain-containing protein, translated as MSVLMEFSIFSISGEISKKEEVVKILKKLQKKNIDFKLHSMGTCVECKNIKQALKILHLASKCMDTKRYYINAKFDCYKNRKNAIKDKIKTVKERL; from the coding sequence ATGAGTGTTTTGATGGAATTTAGTATATTTAGTATAAGTGGAGAAATTTCTAAAAAAGAAGAGGTGGTTAAAATTTTAAAAAAGCTACAGAAAAAAAATATAGATTTTAAACTCCATAGTATGGGAACTTGCGTAGAATGTAAAAATATAAAACAAGCTTTAAAAATTTTACATTTAGCCTCAAAATGTATGGATACAAAAAGGTATTACATAAACGCTAAATTTGATTGCTATAAGAATAGAAAAAATGCCATAAAAGATAAAATAAAAACAGTTAAAGAGCGTTTATAG
- the thiD gene encoding bifunctional hydroxymethylpyrimidine kinase/phosphomethylpyrimidine kinase: protein MIHANTKTKIPVLTIAGSDCSGGAGIQADLKTFSAHNLFGMSVVLSVVAENTARVISCFDIPTKIIDEQILAVYEDIEPVAVKIGMLGSKEIISCVKKNLLNFNAKNIVIDPVMFAKNGYALMPLENCQFFKDEMLSLADVLTPNIPEAEFLCNFKILNEDDMKKAAIKLYEEGAKSVLVKGGHSKDNTNDIFYDGKEFSIFTAEKVNTKNTHGTGCTLSSAIASNLALGREKYEAIKLAKDYVYGAILNSLALGKGCGPTNHFFQFDKE from the coding sequence ATGATACATGCAAATACTAAAACAAAAATTCCAGTTTTAACTATAGCTGGAAGTGATTGTAGTGGGGGTGCTGGTATACAAGCTGATTTAAAAACCTTTAGTGCACATAATTTATTTGGCATGAGTGTGGTTTTAAGTGTAGTAGCTGAAAATACTGCAAGGGTGATTTCTTGTTTTGATATACCAACAAAAATTATAGATGAACAAATATTAGCAGTATATGAGGATATTGAGCCAGTTGCTGTTAAAATAGGTATGTTAGGTTCTAAAGAAATCATAAGTTGTGTAAAAAAGAATTTGTTGAATTTTAATGCTAAAAATATAGTGATTGATCCTGTGATGTTTGCTAAAAATGGATATGCATTAATGCCTTTGGAAAATTGTCAATTTTTTAAAGATGAGATGTTATCTTTGGCTGATGTGCTTACTCCAAATATTCCAGAAGCTGAATTTTTATGTAACTTTAAAATACTTAATGAAGATGATATGAAAAAAGCAGCTATTAAGCTTTATGAAGAAGGTGCTAAAAGTGTTTTGGTTAAAGGCGGACATAGTAAAGATAATACCAATGATATATTTTATGATGGTAAAGAATTTAGTATTTTTACCGCAGAAAAAGTTAATACAAAAAACACTCATGGAACAGGTTGTACGCTAAGTTCAGCCATAGCAAGCAATCTTGCTTTGGGCAGGGAAAAATATGAGGCCATAAAGCTTGCTAAAGATTATGTTTATGGGGCTATTTTAAATTCTTTAGCGCTTGGAAAAGGTTGTGGTCCAACTAATCATTTTTTTCAATTTGATAAGGAGTAA
- the thiE gene encoding thiamine phosphate synthase, which produces MKSFDVYLVASKGLRSEVEFLNIIEASLKAGLGILQLREKKLSSLEFYNLALKVKKLCDAYNTPFIVNDRIDIAMGVNASGVHIGQEDIPLKKARELLGSDKIIGISINHKNELKNIKEADYIGVGAIFATPSKKDCVILGVDGLKEIANLSPLPVVAIGGIDENNVFLLKDCKIQGIAVIRAIMDSSNPFLSTTNLKKIFAEFDK; this is translated from the coding sequence ATGAAATCATTTGATGTTTATCTTGTTGCTAGTAAGGGTTTAAGAAGTGAGGTTGAATTTTTAAATATTATAGAAGCTTCTTTAAAAGCAGGTTTAGGTATTTTACAACTTAGAGAAAAAAAGCTAAGTTCATTGGAATTTTATAATCTTGCTTTAAAGGTAAAAAAGCTATGTGATGCGTATAATACGCCTTTTATAGTTAATGATAGAATAGATATAGCCATGGGTGTAAATGCTAGTGGGGTGCATATAGGGCAAGAGGATATACCATTAAAAAAAGCTAGAGAGCTTTTGGGAAGTGATAAGATTATAGGAATTAGTATAAATCATAAAAATGAACTTAAAAACATAAAAGAGGCTGATTATATAGGAGTAGGGGCAATTTTTGCCACCCCTAGTAAAAAAGATTGTGTAATACTAGGTGTAGATGGTTTGAAAGAAATTGCAAATTTAAGCCCTTTGCCTGTGGTGGCTATTGGGGGGATAGATGAAAATAATGTTTTCTTGCTGAAAGATTGCAAAATTCAAGGTATAGCAGTTATTAGGGCTATAATGGATTCAAGCAATCCTTTTTTATCAACTACAAATTTAAAGAAAATATTTGCGGAGTTTGACAAATGA
- the thiM gene encoding hydroxyethylthiazole kinase, whose translation MIIKTIREKNPLIHHITNYVTVNDCANVTIAMGASAAMADFYEEQADFAKISSALVLNTGTINQSIANSMLKATKEYALINKPIILDPVALGVSRARDEINFSLLDLDGIHIIKANASEMASVVGLDGKARGVDSTFVINDDFLTQAQKYATKTKRILAITGKIDYIISEEKIAKIYNGSAMAAKITGAGCMCASMCGVFSGVLEDKFQASLYALLSFGIASEIAQESSSGSGSFRVNLLDALSNLSDDDVKKRARYEII comes from the coding sequence ATGATTATAAAAACAATAAGAGAAAAAAATCCTTTAATTCATCATATTACTAATTATGTTACAGTTAATGATTGTGCAAATGTTACTATTGCTATGGGGGCAAGTGCTGCTATGGCTGATTTTTACGAAGAGCAAGCTGATTTTGCTAAAATAAGTTCTGCTTTGGTATTAAATACAGGAACTATTAATCAAAGTATTGCTAACTCTATGTTAAAAGCTACTAAAGAATATGCTTTGATAAATAAACCTATAATTCTTGATCCAGTTGCATTAGGAGTAAGTCGTGCTAGAGATGAGATTAATTTTAGTTTGCTTGATTTAGATGGCATTCATATTATAAAAGCTAATGCCTCAGAAATGGCTAGTGTGGTAGGTTTAGATGGTAAAGCAAGAGGGGTTGATAGTACTTTTGTGATTAATGATGATTTTTTAACACAAGCTCAAAAATATGCTACAAAAACTAAACGTATATTAGCTATAACAGGTAAAATTGATTATATTATTAGTGAAGAAAAAATTGCAAAAATATACAATGGCTCTGCTATGGCAGCTAAAATTACTGGTGCTGGGTGTATGTGTGCATCTATGTGTGGAGTATTTTCTGGCGTTTTGGAAGATAAATTTCAAGCTAGTTTATATGCTTTACTTAGTTTTGGTATAGCAAGTGAGATAGCTCAAGAAAGCTCTAGTGGAAGTGGCAGTTTTAGAGTAAATTTATTAGATGCTTTGAGTAATTTAAGCGATGATGATGTAAAAAAAAGGGCAAGATATGAAATCATTTGA